The Bremerella cremea region GGAATTAAAAGACTTGAAAATTGTTAATGTCGAAGCCCTGCAGTCCGACCCCACCTACTCGATGCTGAACTCACCAATCGCTACGCCGGTTGGTTCCGTTGTCGACCTCGAGCATCTCGCACACGTTGAAAACGTCGAGGCTGCCGACCAGATCAAACACGTCGACCGTCAACGTGCCGTCACCTTGCAGTTTACGCCTCCGCCAGGGTTACCACTGCAAGCTGCAATTGACGATGTCAATGAAACCGTCGCCGGGCTTCGCGAAGCAGGCGTGATCGCGCCTGACGTGGAAATGCGTCTGGCGGGCTCGGCAGGTCAGCTCTCGCAGATTCGCGAGGCATTGATGGGAGATGGTTCGCTCGTGGGAACCTTGGGGAGTTCGCTCTTCTTGGCCTTAGCGATCGTCTACCTACTGATGGTCGTGCTGTTCCAGAGCTGGACTTACCCACTGGTGATCATGGTGAGCGTGCCGCTGGCACTCTTGGGTGGCTTTGCTGGCTTGGCTTTGGTTCACTACTGGAGCGTTGTCGACCGTTACATGCCGGTACAAAACATGGATGTGTTAACAATTCTCGGCTTTGTGATTTTGGCCGGGGTGGTGGTGAACAATGCGATTCTCATCGTTTACCAAACCATCAACTTCCTGCAAGGCACAAGCGAAGAAGGGGAAGATGTGAGCAACTTGACGCCGCGCGAGGCGATTGCCAAAAGCGTGGAGAGCCGCGTACGCCCCATTTTGATGAGCACGTTGACCTCGGTCGGCGGCATGTTGCCGTTGGTGCTGATGCCTGGTTCCGGCAGCGAACTTTACCGCGGCCTAGGTGCCGTGGTGGTGGGCGGTCTGGTCGTTTCGACGGTGTTCACGATGTTCCTCGTACCGGTGCTGCTCAGCGTTCTGTTTGATATCTGGAAGCCTACCCAGGTTGAACTCGACGTATAACGCTTTGCAAGCCCCCGCGAAAACAGCTAATTCGCCAAGGCTGCTCATCCACCAGATGGGCAGCCTTTTTTCGTGGAATGATTTAGGCTTCGCCCAGCTTGGCCTGTTCTTCCAAAAGCTTGATCCACGGTCCAACAAAATGACCGTTATCATGAAAGGTACGCCCGCTGACAAGATTGCCATCGATCACACACGGCTCGTTCACGAACGTTCCACCACAAATTTCCAGATCAAATTTACACTTAGGAACCGTTGCCATCCGGCGGCCTTTCACACAGTCGGCATAAGCTGGGATTTCTACCCCGTGACACACACTGGCAATCGGTTTATTTGCCGCGAAGAATGCCTGAGTCGCCGCCACGAGGTCTTTATCGTATCGAATGTATTCCGGGGCTCGCCCCCCGCTGAAGAAGATCCCCAGATAGTCATCGGGCTTGATTTCGCTAAACGGAATGTCCGCTTGAATTGTGTACCCTTCCCACTCTTTGGTAATTGTCCAACCAGGTTTCACTTCGTGAAGTACCATCTGGTACAGCCTTTTCTCCGGAGCTGCCACAACCGGCGTGAATCCTGCTTCTACCAAGCGATAGTACGGGTACATCGTATCGAGGGTCTCAGCAGCATCCCCAATAACAATCAAGACTTTTCCCTCAGGCATCTTGGTCCTTTCCCAAGCAGAAGGTAGGTGGCACGCTCAAGCGAAACCAAGTACAGCGTTTCTCAGCGAGAACATCATCGCGTTCATTGGCCGCACCTGACCAGGCAGTTCTTAACACAACGATTTTAGTCGTAGTCTTGCTCTGGTTCGGCCCAGGCACGAGGATGCCCCTCGTCGTCGATTTCGACATGAATCACATGCGGGCGACAACACACAGGGCAGTCTTCCACAAATTCCTGCATGCTTCCTTGAGAAGGATCGAGAGGAATCACGATGTCTTCCCCGCACGCATTGCAGACGTAGGTAATCTCGGTTTCC contains the following coding sequences:
- a CDS encoding DJ-1/PfpI family protein, translated to MPEGKVLIVIGDAAETLDTMYPYYRLVEAGFTPVVAAPEKRLYQMVLHEVKPGWTITKEWEGYTIQADIPFSEIKPDDYLGIFFSGGRAPEYIRYDKDLVAATQAFFAANKPIASVCHGVEIPAYADCVKGRRMATVPKCKFDLEICGGTFVNEPCVIDGNLVSGRTFHDNGHFVGPWIKLLEEQAKLGEA
- a CDS encoding CPXCG motif-containing cysteine-rich protein produces the protein MMETEITYVCNACGEDIVIPLDPSQGSMQEFVEDCPVCCRPHVIHVEIDDEGHPRAWAEPEQDYD